A DNA window from Undibacterium sp. YM2 contains the following coding sequences:
- the lon gene encoding endopeptidase La produces MTTTLITEQTQLPLLPLRDVVVFPHMVIPLFVGRPKSIKALEAAMDQGKSIMLAAQKAAAKDEPSADDIYEIGCIANILQMLKLPDGTVKVLVEGAQRARISKIHDSESHFFADLTPIAVDEGDESEVEAMRRTIVQQFDQYVKLNKKIPPEILASLSGIDDAGRLADTIAAHLPLKLEQKQVILEIFSVAKRLEHLLGQLEGELDILQVEKRIRGRVKRQMEKSQREYYLNEQVKAIQKELGEGEEGADIDELEKKILAAKMPKEARDKAQNELKKLKMMSPMSAEATVVRNYIDTIVNLPWKKKSKVNNDLTNAEKVLEDEHFGLDKVKERILEYLAVQQRVDKLKAPILCLVGPPGVGKTSLGQSIARATNRKFVRMALGGVRDEAEIRGHRRTYIGSMPGKILQSLSKVGVRNPLFLLDEVDKMGADFRGDPSSALLEVLDPEQNHTFSDHYIEVDFDLSDVMFVATSNSYNIPPALLDRMEVIRLSGYTEDEKTSIAQRYLLPKQIKNNGLKEGEITVAESAIRDIIRYYTREAGVRSLEREISKICRKVVKMLLLKKTEKKATVNSKNLDKYLGVRRYDFGVAVKDNQIGQVVGLAWTEVGGDLLTIEAVNMPGKGGVIRTGTLGDVMKESIEAARTVVRSRAKRLGIKADVFEKSDIHIHVPEGATPKDGPSAGIAMTTALVSVFTGIPVRADVAMTGEITLRGEVLPIGGLKEKLLAAHRGGIKTVLIPEENAKDLAEIPDNVKNKLEIIPVRWIDKVLEIALETQPVPLVDEPVSVAAATPATAPAEAPADTTVVKH; encoded by the coding sequence ATGACGACTACTCTGATTACCGAACAAACCCAATTGCCGTTGTTGCCACTGCGTGATGTCGTTGTATTCCCGCACATGGTAATCCCCCTGTTTGTGGGCCGCCCCAAATCCATTAAAGCCCTCGAAGCCGCTATGGACCAGGGCAAGAGCATCATGCTTGCTGCCCAGAAAGCTGCTGCCAAGGATGAACCTTCGGCAGATGATATCTATGAAATTGGCTGTATTGCCAATATTCTGCAAATGCTGAAATTGCCCGACGGCACTGTCAAGGTGCTGGTCGAAGGTGCGCAACGTGCGCGCATCAGCAAGATCCATGATTCTGAGTCGCATTTCTTTGCTGACCTGACACCGATCGCCGTCGATGAAGGTGATGAGTCAGAAGTCGAGGCTATGCGCCGTACTATCGTTCAGCAATTTGACCAATACGTCAAACTGAACAAAAAGATTCCACCAGAAATTCTGGCATCCCTGTCCGGCATTGATGACGCTGGTCGCCTGGCTGATACCATCGCCGCGCACCTGCCTTTGAAGCTGGAACAAAAACAGGTCATCCTGGAAATTTTCAGTGTGGCAAAACGTCTTGAACATTTGCTGGGTCAGCTCGAAGGCGAGCTCGATATCTTGCAAGTTGAAAAGCGCATCCGTGGTCGCGTCAAGCGCCAGATGGAAAAATCCCAGCGCGAGTATTACCTGAACGAGCAAGTCAAGGCTATACAGAAAGAGCTGGGCGAGGGTGAAGAGGGCGCTGATATTGACGAGCTGGAGAAAAAAATCCTGGCCGCCAAAATGCCTAAAGAAGCCCGCGACAAAGCACAGAATGAGTTGAAAAAACTCAAGATGATGTCGCCTATGTCGGCAGAAGCTACTGTCGTCCGTAATTACATCGACACTATCGTCAATTTGCCATGGAAGAAAAAATCCAAGGTCAATAATGATTTGACGAATGCTGAAAAAGTATTGGAAGACGAACACTTTGGCCTCGATAAGGTCAAAGAACGCATCCTGGAATATCTTGCAGTACAACAGCGCGTCGACAAGTTGAAAGCGCCTATCCTGTGTCTGGTAGGTCCTCCAGGTGTGGGTAAAACCTCGCTGGGGCAATCCATCGCCCGTGCCACGAACCGCAAGTTCGTGCGTATGGCCCTCGGTGGCGTGCGTGATGAGGCAGAAATTCGCGGTCATCGCCGTACTTACATAGGCTCCATGCCAGGCAAAATCTTGCAAAGCCTGTCCAAGGTCGGTGTACGTAATCCATTATTCCTGCTGGATGAAGTCGATAAGATGGGTGCTGACTTCCGTGGCGACCCTTCGTCTGCCTTGCTGGAGGTATTGGACCCTGAGCAAAATCACACTTTCTCGGACCACTATATCGAAGTCGATTTCGATTTGTCCGATGTGATGTTTGTAGCGACGTCCAACTCTTACAATATCCCGCCAGCATTGCTGGACAGGATGGAAGTGATACGTCTGTCGGGTTATACCGAAGATGAAAAGACCAGCATTGCCCAGCGTTATCTGTTGCCTAAACAAATCAAGAACAATGGTTTGAAAGAAGGCGAAATCACCGTGGCTGAAAGTGCAATACGCGACATCATTCGTTATTACACCCGTGAAGCCGGTGTGCGTTCGCTGGAAAGGGAAATCTCCAAGATTTGCCGCAAGGTCGTGAAAATGCTCTTGCTCAAAAAGACCGAGAAAAAAGCTACGGTCAATTCTAAAAATCTGGATAAATACCTGGGTGTACGTCGCTATGACTTTGGTGTTGCCGTCAAGGATAATCAGATTGGTCAGGTAGTCGGTTTGGCCTGGACGGAAGTGGGTGGCGATTTGCTGACCATAGAAGCTGTCAATATGCCAGGTAAAGGCGGTGTGATACGCACAGGTACACTGGGCGATGTCATGAAAGAATCGATAGAAGCAGCCCGCACTGTGGTACGCAGCCGCGCCAAACGTCTGGGTATCAAGGCAGATGTATTCGAGAAGAGCGACATCCATATCCATGTACCAGAAGGCGCAACACCAAAAGATGGTCCATCTGCCGGTATAGCCATGACCACGGCTCTGGTGTCAGTGTTTACAGGCATCCCGGTTCGTGCTGATGTTGCCATGACAGGTGAAATCACCTTGCGTGGTGAAGTATTGCCTATCGGTGGCTTGAAAGAGAAATTGCTGGCTGCTCACCGTGGTGGCATCAAGACAGTCTTGATACCTGAGGAAAATGCCAAGGATCTGGCAGAGATCCCGGACAATGTAAAAAACAAACTGGAAATCATCCCGGTCAGGTGGATAGACAAGGTCCTGGAAATTGCACTGGAAACCCAGCCTGTTCCTTTGGTGGATGAGCCTGTTTCTGTGGCGGCTGCAACGCCCGCCACTGCGCCAGCTGAAGCACCTGCAGATACAACGGTTGTTAAGCACTAA
- the lexA gene encoding transcriptional repressor LexA: MLKLTSRQEQILNLIKDAIQNTGFPPTRAEIATELGFRSTNAAEEHLQALARKGVIEIAAGTSRGIRLLESELSSHITGKQLALPHPALLQLALPLVGRVAAGSPILASEHIESTYHVDPALFSAKPDFLLKVRGMSMRDAGILDGDLLAVKKADSARNGQIVVARLGDDVTVKRYKKTGSLIELMPENPDYPVIKIGDSEEDFALEGLAVGLMRNWV; encoded by the coding sequence ATGCTCAAACTCACTTCCCGACAGGAACAAATCCTGAACCTGATCAAAGACGCCATTCAAAACACGGGGTTTCCTCCTACTCGTGCCGAGATTGCGACAGAGCTGGGGTTCCGCTCTACCAATGCTGCTGAAGAACATCTGCAAGCCCTGGCACGCAAAGGCGTCATAGAAATTGCGGCAGGTACTTCACGCGGTATACGCCTGCTGGAGTCAGAGTTGTCCAGCCATATCACAGGCAAGCAACTGGCCTTGCCTCACCCCGCTCTATTGCAACTTGCCCTGCCACTGGTTGGCCGCGTTGCCGCTGGCTCCCCGATACTGGCGAGTGAACACATAGAATCCACTTACCACGTAGATCCTGCCCTGTTTTCTGCCAAGCCGGATTTTTTACTAAAGGTACGCGGCATGTCCATGCGCGATGCTGGCATACTTGACGGTGACTTGCTGGCCGTCAAAAAGGCTGACAGTGCCCGCAATGGCCAGATCGTGGTTGCGCGCCTGGGTGATGATGTGACCGTCAAGCGCTACAAAAAAACTGGCAGCCTGATAGAGCTGATGCCAGAGAACCCGGATTATCCCGTGATCAAGATTGGCGACTCGGAAGAAGATTTCGCGCTGGAAGGTCTGGCTGTCGGCCTCATGCGCAACTGGGTTTGA
- the rpsF gene encoding 30S ribosomal protein S6: MRHYEIVFIVHPDQSEQVPAMIERYKASVVARGGQIHRVEDWGRRQLAYMIQKLAKAHYVCMNIECDAETLLELETAFKFNDAVLRHLTVKLKKAETTPSPMMKAVQKEDAAKAQRVEAPAA; this comes from the coding sequence ATGCGTCATTATGAAATCGTATTTATCGTACATCCAGATCAGAGCGAGCAAGTTCCTGCAATGATCGAGCGCTACAAGGCAAGTGTTGTAGCCCGTGGTGGTCAAATCCACCGCGTTGAAGACTGGGGCCGTCGTCAACTGGCTTACATGATTCAAAAACTGGCGAAAGCGCACTACGTTTGCATGAACATCGAATGCGATGCTGAAACTCTGCTCGAGTTGGAAACAGCATTCAAATTCAATGATGCTGTCTTGCGTCACCTGACAGTCAAATTGAAAAAAGCAGAAACAACACCTTCTCCTATGATGAAAGCTGTTCAGAAAGAAGATGCTGCAAAAGCGCAACGTGTTGAAGCGCCTGCTGCTTAA
- the priB gene encoding primosomal replication protein N produces the protein MNQLKLVARIVGKSALRYTPAGIPIASATLMHSSETREANTVRQVEFEISAMAAGEISQRFTEIALEQPMEFTGFLARKNRNSKSLVFHITEFGTHLLD, from the coding sequence GTGAATCAGCTGAAGCTCGTAGCCCGGATTGTGGGAAAAAGCGCATTGCGCTACACCCCGGCCGGTATCCCGATAGCTTCTGCTACCTTGATGCATAGTTCAGAAACTCGTGAGGCGAACACTGTCCGCCAGGTCGAGTTTGAGATTTCTGCGATGGCTGCTGGTGAAATATCCCAGCGTTTTACAGAAATTGCCCTGGAACAGCCCATGGAATTCACCGGTTTTTTAGCGCGCAAAAATCGCAATAGCAAAAGTCTCGTTTTTCATATCACTGAATTCGGGACACATTTACTAGATTAG
- the rpsR gene encoding 30S ribosomal protein S18, which yields MAFGKKFDKSKLKQKRQQQNPLFKRKKFCRFTAAHVEKVDYKDIDTLKDFVQENGKIMPARLTGTKALYQRQVDTAIKRARYLALLPYTDLHTA from the coding sequence ATGGCATTCGGTAAAAAATTCGACAAAAGCAAATTGAAGCAAAAGCGTCAACAACAAAACCCTTTGTTCAAACGCAAAAAATTCTGCCGCTTCACAGCAGCACATGTAGAAAAAGTTGACTACAAAGACATCGACACACTGAAAGATTTCGTGCAAGAAAACGGCAAAATCATGCCAGCACGTTTGACCGGTACAAAAGCGCTGTATCAACGTCAAGTTGACACTGCAATCAAACGTGCACGTTACCTCGCGTTGCTGCCATACACTGATTTGCACACAGCGTAA
- the rplI gene encoding 50S ribosomal protein L9: protein MQVILLDKVVNLGNLGDVVRVKDGYARNFLIPQRMARRATTAAVAEFEAKRAELEKAAAAKLAAAQAQGEKLSGLTVQITQKAGVDGRLFGSVTNADIAEALTKQGFAVEKAQVRLPQGPLKIAGDHSVSVALHTDVVVDVIVAVLGEHA, encoded by the coding sequence ATGCAAGTTATTCTGTTGGATAAAGTCGTTAATCTCGGCAATCTGGGTGATGTAGTTCGCGTAAAAGACGGCTATGCACGTAACTTTTTGATTCCACAACGTATGGCTCGTCGTGCTACGACAGCTGCAGTTGCTGAATTCGAAGCTAAACGCGCTGAACTGGAAAAAGCAGCAGCAGCCAAATTGGCAGCAGCTCAAGCTCAAGGCGAAAAACTGTCCGGTCTGACCGTACAAATCACACAAAAAGCGGGTGTAGATGGCCGTTTGTTTGGTTCTGTTACTAATGCTGATATCGCTGAAGCCCTGACTAAACAAGGTTTTGCGGTAGAAAAAGCACAAGTGCGTTTGCCACAAGGTCCGTTGAAGATCGCTGGCGATCACAGTGTTTCCGTTGCTCTGCACACTGATGTGGTAGTTGACGTTATCGTTGCTGTATTGGGCGAACACGCTTAA
- a CDS encoding replicative DNA helicase, giving the protein MKAGSDPQLDALRVPPHSIEAEQSVLGGLLLDNAAWDRIADFINEEDFYRYDHRIIFQCMVKLINSSRPADVITVYEALNGMGKAEDAGGLTYLNALAQNTPSAANIRRYAEIVRDRGVLRKLITVADEISGDAFNPQGKEVKQMLDAAESKIFAIAEEGARGAQGFQAIQPLLTQVVERIDELYNRDNQNDITGVPTGFVDLDKMTSGLQPGDLIIVAGRPSMGKTAFSLNIGENVAIDSGLPVAVFSMEMGGAQLAMRMLGSVGRLDQSRLRVGKLTDEDWPRLTHAIQKMNDAQLYIDETPALSSIELRARSRRLARQCGKLGLVIVDYLQLMSANNAGENRATEISEISRNLKGLAKELHCPVIALSQLNRSLEQRPNKRPVMSDLRESGAIEQDADVIIFLYRDQVYNPDSPDKGTAEIIIGKQRNGPIGSVRLTFLGEYTKFDNYVGHLSVFGDNE; this is encoded by the coding sequence ATGAAAGCTGGTTCTGATCCTCAACTTGATGCCTTGCGTGTCCCCCCTCATTCCATAGAAGCAGAGCAATCTGTTCTCGGAGGTTTGCTGCTTGATAATGCCGCCTGGGATCGTATCGCTGACTTCATCAACGAAGAAGATTTTTATCGTTATGACCACAGGATCATTTTCCAGTGCATGGTCAAATTGATCAATTCTTCCCGTCCTGCTGACGTCATCACTGTGTATGAAGCCCTGAATGGCATGGGCAAGGCAGAAGACGCCGGCGGCCTGACCTACCTCAACGCGCTCGCGCAGAATACACCTTCGGCTGCGAATATACGCCGCTACGCAGAGATCGTGCGTGACCGCGGTGTCTTGCGCAAGCTGATTACCGTGGCAGATGAGATTTCAGGAGACGCCTTTAACCCGCAAGGGAAAGAGGTCAAGCAAATGCTGGACGCGGCGGAATCCAAGATTTTTGCCATCGCCGAAGAGGGCGCGCGTGGAGCACAAGGTTTCCAGGCCATCCAGCCCTTGCTGACACAAGTGGTTGAACGCATTGATGAATTGTACAACCGCGACAACCAGAACGATATTACCGGTGTGCCTACCGGTTTTGTTGATCTGGACAAAATGACTTCAGGTTTGCAGCCGGGTGATCTGATCATTGTGGCGGGACGTCCATCCATGGGTAAAACGGCCTTCTCGCTGAATATAGGTGAGAACGTGGCGATAGACAGTGGCTTGCCAGTCGCCGTGTTCTCCATGGAGATGGGTGGCGCTCAGTTGGCCATGCGTATGCTGGGCTCGGTAGGTCGTCTGGATCAAAGCCGCCTGCGGGTCGGCAAGCTGACTGATGAAGACTGGCCCCGCCTGACGCATGCGATACAAAAAATGAATGATGCGCAGTTGTACATTGATGAAACTCCAGCGCTGAGTTCAATTGAGTTGCGTGCACGCTCACGCCGCCTGGCGCGCCAATGTGGCAAACTGGGTTTGGTGATAGTCGATTACTTGCAATTGATGTCAGCCAATAATGCCGGTGAAAACCGTGCGACCGAGATTTCTGAAATTTCCCGTAACTTGAAGGGCCTGGCAAAAGAACTGCATTGTCCAGTGATTGCCTTATCCCAGTTGAACCGCTCCCTGGAACAAAGACCAAATAAACGTCCTGTCATGTCTGACTTGCGTGAATCTGGTGCGATTGAACAGGATGCTGACGTCATCATCTTTTTGTATCGCGACCAGGTGTACAACCCGGATTCACCGGACAAGGGGACGGCAGAAATCATTATTGGTAAGCAGCGTAACGGCCCCATTGGTAGCGTGCGTCTGACTTTCCTGGGTGAATACACCAAATTCGATAACTACGTCGGTCATTTGTCCGTGTTTGGTGATAACGAATAA
- a CDS encoding DUF47 domain-containing protein, with translation MFGRLMPTEGKFFELFNQHAELCVKGSKEMVALMTNFDDLEIRVHAIESIEKQADTVTYNTIELLHKTFITPLDRDDIHKLITRMDDILDLLEDAGQTISLYDIREITPEAKRLAELCLGCAEKVKAAVALLHNMDNSREILALCEEIDRLESDADHVMRAAMSKLFRDEPDVRNLIKLKAIYEILETVTDRCEDVANIIEGIIVENA, from the coding sequence ATGTTTGGACGCTTGATGCCCACCGAGGGCAAATTTTTTGAACTCTTCAATCAACATGCTGAGTTATGTGTCAAAGGCTCCAAGGAAATGGTTGCCCTGATGACGAACTTTGATGACCTGGAGATCCGTGTTCACGCGATAGAGAGCATAGAAAAACAGGCTGATACTGTCACTTACAACACGATAGAATTGTTGCACAAAACCTTCATCACACCACTGGATCGTGATGACATCCATAAACTGATCACACGGATGGATGATATTCTGGATTTGCTGGAAGATGCGGGCCAGACCATCTCCCTGTACGATATCCGTGAAATCACACCAGAAGCCAAGCGCCTTGCTGAACTTTGCCTGGGTTGTGCCGAGAAAGTGAAGGCAGCCGTAGCCTTGCTGCACAACATGGATAATTCCCGCGAAATTCTGGCACTGTGCGAAGAAATCGACCGCCTGGAATCGGACGCTGACCATGTCATGCGCGCTGCCATGTCCAAACTGTTCCGCGATGAACCTGATGTCCGCAATCTGATCAAACTCAAAGCGATTTACGAAATTCTGGAAACAGTAACGGATCGTTGTGAGGATGTCGCCAATATCATAGAAGGCATTATTGTTGAGAACGCTTAA
- a CDS encoding inorganic phosphate transporter, which produces MQSFHMSLYVIILLVVLALLFDFMNGFHDAANAIATVVSTGVLKPSQAVAMAALFNVFAFFVFNLSVAKTIGKGTIDPVIVDHYVIFGALVGAIFWNLVTWYFGIPSSSSHALIGGLIGAAVAKEGTGALIAAGLYKIILFIVLSPLLGFVLGSVMMLIVSWLFVKSTPRKVDKWFRRLQLVSASVFSLGHGGNDAQKTMGIIWMLLIAAGYSSEADKGPPSWVVYSCYAAIGLGTLFGGWRIVKTMGQKITKLKPVGGFCAETGGAITLIMATVLGIPVSTTHTITGAIVGVGSAQKMSAVRWGVAGNIVWAWILTIPASAFVAAIAWWIGRHIL; this is translated from the coding sequence ATGCAATCCTTTCATATGAGCCTGTATGTCATCATCTTATTGGTGGTACTGGCATTGTTATTCGATTTCATGAACGGCTTCCATGATGCCGCCAATGCGATCGCAACCGTTGTATCGACGGGAGTATTGAAGCCTAGCCAGGCTGTAGCCATGGCTGCCTTATTCAATGTATTTGCTTTTTTTGTTTTTAACCTGTCGGTTGCCAAGACCATAGGCAAAGGTACGATTGATCCTGTCATTGTTGATCACTATGTCATCTTTGGTGCCCTGGTCGGGGCGATATTCTGGAATCTGGTGACCTGGTATTTCGGTATCCCGTCTTCATCTTCACACGCCCTGATTGGCGGCCTGATAGGCGCTGCCGTGGCGAAAGAAGGTACTGGGGCCCTGATTGCTGCCGGTCTGTACAAGATCATCTTGTTTATCGTCTTGTCACCCTTGCTGGGCTTTGTGCTGGGTTCCGTGATGATGCTGATCGTCTCCTGGCTGTTCGTTAAGTCGACACCAAGGAAAGTGGATAAATGGTTCCGTCGCCTGCAACTGGTATCGGCTTCTGTCTTCAGTCTGGGACATGGTGGTAATGATGCTCAAAAGACCATGGGCATCATCTGGATGTTGTTGATTGCTGCCGGTTATTCCAGTGAGGCTGATAAAGGCCCGCCGAGCTGGGTAGTGTATTCCTGCTATGCAGCCATAGGCCTGGGTACCTTGTTTGGTGGCTGGCGTATCGTGAAAACCATGGGTCAGAAAATCACCAAACTCAAACCAGTAGGCGGTTTTTGTGCTGAAACCGGTGGTGCCATCACCCTGATCATGGCAACGGTACTGGGTATTCCTGTATCGACAACGCACACCATTACTGGTGCGATCGTTGGTGTAGGCTCTGCACAAAAAATGTCTGCTGTGCGCTGGGGTGTTGCCGGCAACATCGTCTGGGCATGGATTTTGACAATCCCGGCTTCTGCTTTTGTGGCAGCCATAGCCTGGTGGATAGGCAGACATATCCTTTAA
- a CDS encoding LytTR family DNA-binding domain-containing protein — MPTAILADDERLMRDQLKSRLEQVWPELEILDEAKNGEEAVALVETHKPDLVFLDIRMPVKTGLEAAKDIGNKAHIVFITAYDQYAIQAFDHGAVDYVLKPADVERLTRTVERLKARLTAQSQPNDMSTMLSQLAKQMGIAPKPNYLQWIQASIGQELRLIPVEEILFFQSDEKYTRVQTATYEALIRKPVRDLADELDPALFWQIHRSTLVNAKAISGVVRDLRGRHLVQIKGLTEKLEVSRSFVHLFKQM, encoded by the coding sequence ATGCCAACAGCAATACTCGCCGATGATGAAAGACTGATGCGCGACCAGTTAAAGTCGCGCCTGGAACAAGTCTGGCCCGAGCTGGAAATTCTGGATGAAGCAAAAAATGGCGAGGAAGCTGTCGCCCTGGTCGAAACACACAAACCAGACCTGGTTTTCCTGGACATACGCATGCCGGTCAAAACCGGGCTGGAAGCGGCCAAGGACATAGGCAACAAGGCGCATATCGTTTTCATCACAGCTTACGATCAATATGCGATACAGGCTTTTGATCATGGTGCAGTTGATTATGTACTCAAGCCCGCCGACGTAGAGAGGCTGACGCGCACGGTAGAAAGACTCAAGGCAAGGTTAACTGCCCAGAGCCAGCCAAATGACATGAGCACCATGCTGTCACAACTGGCAAAACAGATGGGCATAGCACCCAAGCCCAATTACCTGCAATGGATACAGGCATCGATAGGCCAGGAATTGCGACTGATACCGGTAGAAGAAATTCTGTTCTTCCAGTCTGACGAAAAATATACGCGGGTACAGACCGCCACTTACGAAGCGCTTATACGCAAACCTGTGCGCGATCTGGCAGATGAACTCGACCCTGCCCTGTTCTGGCAAATCCACAGATCGACCCTGGTGAATGCCAAGGCCATTTCTGGCGTAGTGCGCGACCTGCGTGGCCGCCACCTGGTGCAGATCAAGGGGCTGACTGAGAAACTCGAGGTCAGCCGCAGCTTTGTGCATTTGTTCAAGCAGATGTAA
- a CDS encoding sensor histidine kinase, protein MNNTNADTIKQLIADLMAWLSKSFDTTAAWVTKLSWWKFFLFAIITITAGSMLQDMLFTSEEKVVVTKSSPSGKSSKAKKTSKISDGDTSIEIDNTGLHIRKNNIDGKGKQIEIDENGVHISKDSGITPPAPPSAPAAPGAVAPPAPPTPPSPPSISENDDIHIKLPAEIAKEISEEINNAVADAADEEVRSYKRTSSKWFVNFVVLLVFGLFGMKALMSGKVRAEEKAKEAGMAAERESLLRQVSEAQMQMMQAQVEPHFLFNTLASVEHLIETDPPRAAAMQRSLIAYLRAVLPQMRENASVTNLGREADMIKSYLELLKMRMEERLNVDFIMPEGLRSASFPPMMLQSLVENAIKHGLECKAEGGTIRFHAEVAHNKLRVSVTDDGLGFGAMPSNGTGLGLQNIRERLKLIYKEKGQMIITPNQPSGVCVTIEIPYELAN, encoded by the coding sequence ATGAATAATACCAATGCAGATACGATCAAGCAGCTTATCGCCGACCTGATGGCCTGGCTCAGCAAAAGCTTTGACACAACGGCAGCCTGGGTGACCAAATTATCCTGGTGGAAGTTTTTCTTGTTTGCCATTATCACCATCACTGCAGGCAGCATGCTGCAGGACATGCTGTTCACGTCGGAAGAAAAGGTGGTTGTCACAAAAAGCAGCCCATCTGGCAAATCCAGCAAGGCAAAAAAAACCAGCAAGATCAGCGATGGTGATACCAGTATAGAAATAGACAATACTGGCCTGCATATCCGTAAAAACAATATTGACGGCAAGGGCAAGCAGATAGAGATTGATGAGAACGGTGTCCACATCAGCAAGGACAGCGGCATTACTCCCCCTGCTCCGCCCTCGGCACCAGCCGCCCCTGGTGCAGTTGCACCTCCCGCACCACCAACACCTCCTAGCCCGCCGTCAATCTCAGAGAATGACGATATCCACATCAAGCTGCCTGCTGAAATAGCCAAGGAAATCAGCGAAGAAATCAATAATGCAGTTGCCGACGCTGCCGATGAAGAAGTACGTAGCTATAAACGCACCTCTTCCAAATGGTTTGTCAACTTCGTGGTCTTGCTGGTATTTGGCCTGTTTGGCATGAAAGCCCTGATGAGCGGCAAAGTCCGTGCCGAAGAAAAGGCCAAGGAAGCTGGCATGGCAGCCGAGCGCGAATCGCTGTTGCGTCAGGTCAGCGAAGCGCAGATGCAAATGATGCAGGCGCAAGTGGAGCCACATTTTCTGTTCAATACCCTGGCCTCGGTCGAGCATTTGATAGAAACCGATCCTCCACGTGCCGCTGCCATGCAGCGCAGCCTGATCGCCTATTTGCGTGCTGTCCTGCCACAAATGCGTGAAAATGCCAGCGTGACCAATCTCGGACGTGAAGCAGATATGATCAAATCCTATCTGGAGTTACTGAAAATGCGCATGGAAGAAAGACTGAATGTCGATTTCATCATGCCTGAAGGTTTGCGCAGCGCGTCTTTCCCACCGATGATGTTGCAATCCCTGGTAGAAAATGCCATCAAACATGGCCTGGAATGCAAGGCAGAAGGCGGCACCATACGCTTCCACGCCGAGGTTGCGCATAACAAGTTGCGTGTCTCAGTGACGGACGATGGACTGGGATTTGGTGCCATGCCCAGCAATGGCACTGGCCTGGGATTGCAAAATATACGCGAACGTCTGAAATTGATTTATAAAGAAAAAGGGCAAATGATCATTACGCCCAATCAACCCAGCGGAGTTTGCGTTACTATAGAAATCCCTTACGAATTAGCCAATTAA